The following proteins are co-located in the Anaerolineales bacterium genome:
- a CDS encoding electron transfer flavoprotein subunit alpha/FixB family protein: MASKVFVYVDHFNGQILPASLEAIGAAKTAALALGSSLTALVLGEQTQSLAAQAIQHGADDAWVAEDAKLKDFRPEAYASVVAKALQEAAPEVFMLPTTARTRELAAMVAVDLSTGVAPDVVAFEIKDGKLLATRPVYGGKIFAKVVISQALPQIVLIRSRVFPGPEADPAKSGPVKKIEAAVGEVKSEVLGYKPSDGGVSLTDAAVIVSGGRGVSNNPSLTPPAEITDEREKEIWRAQQGFQLLRELAAALGGAVGASRAAVDAGYVPYAFQVGQTGKVVSPDLYIACGVSGAIQHLAGMRTSKTIVAINKDAEAPIFKLARFGIVGDLYEVLPALTKELRARLGK, translated from the coding sequence GGCCAGCAAAGTCTTTGTGTATGTCGATCACTTCAACGGCCAGATCCTGCCTGCATCCCTCGAAGCTATCGGAGCTGCCAAGACCGCGGCCCTGGCGCTCGGGAGCTCTCTGACAGCCCTGGTGCTTGGAGAGCAGACCCAGTCCTTGGCAGCCCAGGCCATCCAGCATGGCGCCGATGACGCCTGGGTGGCCGAAGACGCCAAGCTCAAGGACTTCCGCCCGGAAGCTTACGCCTCGGTGGTGGCCAAGGCCCTCCAGGAAGCCGCCCCCGAAGTGTTCATGCTGCCCACTACCGCTCGCACCCGTGAGCTGGCGGCCATGGTGGCCGTCGATCTTTCGACGGGCGTGGCGCCGGATGTCGTCGCATTCGAGATCAAAGACGGCAAGCTGCTGGCCACCCGGCCGGTGTACGGCGGGAAGATCTTTGCCAAGGTGGTCATTTCGCAGGCGCTGCCCCAGATCGTGCTCATCCGCAGCCGGGTCTTCCCTGGACCGGAGGCCGACCCGGCGAAGTCTGGTCCGGTCAAGAAGATCGAAGCGGCTGTCGGCGAGGTGAAATCCGAGGTGCTCGGATACAAGCCCAGCGATGGCGGTGTTAGCCTGACCGACGCGGCGGTGATCGTCAGCGGCGGGCGCGGTGTGTCGAACAACCCCAGCCTGACGCCGCCGGCCGAGATCACGGATGAGCGGGAGAAGGAGATCTGGCGGGCCCAGCAGGGCTTCCAGTTGCTCCGGGAGCTGGCAGCCGCCCTGGGAGGGGCGGTAGGAGCCAGCCGCGCAGCGGTGGATGCCGGATACGTCCCTTACGCCTTCCAGGTTGGCCAGACGGGAAAGGTCGTGTCGCCCGATCTGTACATCGCCTGCGGCGTGTCCGGGGCCATCCAGCACCTGGCCGGGATGCGGACCTCCAAGACGATTGTCGCCATCAACAAAGACGCCGAGGCGCCGATCTTCAAGTTGGCCCGGTTCGGTATCGTCGGCGATCTGTACGAAGTGCTGCCGGCGCTGACCAAGGAACTCCGGGCTCGCCTCGGCAAGTAG